In the genome of Saccharomonospora viridis DSM 43017, one region contains:
- a CDS encoding enoyl-CoA hydratase/isomerase family protein translates to MGEFVRLEVDAGVGTIRLDRPPVNALNNQVQAELAEAAKEAAERDDVRAVILYGGEKTFAGGADIKEMAAKSYVEMQRFGTALSESLTLIAELPKPTVAAITGYALGGGLELALTADRRVAGDNVKVGQPEIQLGIIPGAGGTQRLARLVGPSRAKDIVFTGRFVKAEEALAIGLVDEVVAPDEVYAAAHRWASQFVNGPAVALRAAKIAIDAGLDMDLRNGLKLETQLFTGLWATEDQKRGMQSFIENGPGKATFEGK, encoded by the coding sequence GTGGGCGAGTTCGTGCGTCTCGAGGTCGACGCGGGTGTCGGCACCATCCGGCTGGACCGGCCGCCGGTGAACGCCCTGAACAACCAGGTGCAGGCGGAACTGGCCGAGGCCGCGAAGGAAGCGGCGGAGCGCGACGACGTGCGGGCCGTCATCCTCTACGGCGGGGAGAAGACCTTCGCGGGCGGCGCCGACATCAAGGAGATGGCCGCGAAGTCCTATGTCGAGATGCAGCGGTTCGGCACGGCGCTGTCGGAGTCGTTGACCCTGATCGCGGAGCTGCCGAAGCCCACGGTCGCCGCGATCACCGGTTACGCGCTGGGTGGTGGGCTCGAGCTGGCGTTGACCGCCGACCGCAGGGTGGCGGGCGACAACGTCAAGGTGGGACAGCCGGAGATCCAGCTCGGCATCATCCCCGGAGCGGGCGGTACCCAACGACTCGCCAGGTTGGTGGGACCGAGCCGGGCCAAGGACATCGTGTTCACCGGCCGGTTCGTCAAGGCCGAGGAGGCGCTGGCCATCGGTCTGGTCGACGAGGTCGTGGCGCCCGACGAGGTGTACGCCGCCGCGCATCGGTGGGCCTCGCAGTTCGTGAACGGCCCGGCCGTGGCGCTGCGGGCGGCGAAGATCGCCATCGACGCCGGTCTCGACATGGACCTGCGCAACGGGTTGAAGCTGGAGACCCAGCTGTTCACCGGCCTGTGGGCGACCGAGGACCAGAAGCGCGGTATGCAGTCGTTCATCGAGAACGGGCCGGGCAAGGCCACCTTCGAGGGGAAGTGA